One Sediminicola sp. YIK13 DNA segment encodes these proteins:
- the pyrR gene encoding bifunctional pyr operon transcriptional regulator/uracil phosphoribosyltransferase PyrR: MSQKVLLSSKEIHIILHRLACQLLENHLDFSNTVLIGLQPRGTFLAERLAKILKEEYGIKKIELGFLDITFYRDDFRRGNKPLEANETKMDFLVDDKKVVLIDDVLYTGRSIRAALTAIQSFGRPLEIELLTLIDRRFSRHLPIQPNYRGRQVDAINEEKVKVMWKENDGEDTIYLINK, encoded by the coding sequence ATGAGTCAAAAAGTACTACTTTCCTCTAAAGAAATACACATTATCCTTCACCGATTGGCTTGCCAACTATTAGAGAATCATTTGGATTTTAGCAATACGGTACTCATCGGTCTTCAGCCCAGAGGAACTTTTTTGGCGGAACGATTGGCCAAAATCCTAAAGGAGGAATATGGTATTAAAAAGATAGAACTTGGGTTCTTGGACATCACCTTCTATAGGGATGATTTTAGAAGAGGCAACAAACCATTAGAGGCCAATGAAACAAAGATGGACTTTCTTGTTGATGATAAAAAGGTGGTATTGATAGATGATGTCTTGTATACCGGGCGAAGTATCCGTGCAGCCTTAACCGCCATTCAGTCTTTTGGCAGGCCTTTGGAAATAGAATTGCTGACCTTGATCGATAGAAGGTTCAGTCGTCATTTGCCCATTCAGCCCAATTATAGGGGCAGACAGGTAGATGCCATTAATGAGGAAAAAGTAAAGGTAATGTGGAAGGAAAATGATGGGGAAGACACCATTTATTTAATTAATAAATAA
- the ppk1 gene encoding polyphosphate kinase 1, whose product MIKSKYQYINREISWLQFNERVLQESADKNVPLIERLRFVGIFSNNLDEFFKVRYATVKRIVEAGRSGKSVLGGEIAKDLLEEITEIVIRQQTKSLKILGDIEKELETKNIFLINEKEIKDSQAEFIRSYFAQKVSPVLMTIILNDLAEFPTLKDTAAYLAVKIILKKDEKHPTEDGKKEKRYALIEIPKGIDRFVVIPSQEDKSYIIMLDDLIRYSLGNIFNMFNYESITAHMIKITRDAELDIDNDLSKSFIEKISSSVEHRKISDPVRFVYDKNIGRDTLEFLKDKMNIEDTDSVIPGGRYHNRRDYMGFPSLGREDLMYEKIKPLPIKDFSMEGSLFNLIAKKDYLQYTPYHTFSYVIRFLREAALDPKVKSIKITVYRLADNSQVTASLINAVKNGKQVTVQIELQARFDEQANIQYAEQLQAEGVKLIFGVPGLKVHSKICLIEREEDGVNKRYGFISTGNFNEATARIYTDYTLFTAHDPILKELNMVFDFFETTYKINKYKHLIVSPHYTKNVFKKLIDKEIENAKAGKEAYIKIKMNSFTSYKMVDKLYEASKAGVKIQLIIRGICCLVPGVKGLSENIEAISVVDKFLEHPRVFIFSNNGDPKVYISSADWMTRNLDYRVEVGCPIYDPELKQELLDTFEISWMDNVKARVFSANQDNAYRKNNKVKVRSQFAIYDYYLKKLNA is encoded by the coding sequence ATGATCAAATCCAAATACCAATATATCAACCGGGAAATAAGCTGGTTGCAATTTAACGAACGCGTATTACAGGAAAGTGCAGACAAGAACGTCCCTTTGATAGAGAGGCTGAGATTTGTTGGAATTTTCTCTAATAATTTAGATGAATTTTTTAAAGTACGATATGCCACGGTTAAAAGAATTGTCGAAGCCGGGAGATCTGGGAAGAGTGTTCTAGGGGGAGAAATTGCAAAAGACCTATTGGAGGAAATCACGGAAATCGTAATTAGGCAGCAGACCAAAAGTTTAAAGATACTTGGTGACATTGAAAAGGAATTGGAGACCAAAAATATCTTTTTGATCAATGAAAAGGAGATAAAAGACAGTCAGGCCGAATTTATCAGGAGTTACTTTGCTCAAAAAGTGAGTCCGGTATTAATGACCATTATCCTCAATGATCTTGCCGAATTTCCAACGCTAAAGGATACAGCAGCCTATCTTGCCGTTAAAATAATCTTGAAAAAAGACGAAAAGCATCCAACGGAGGACGGGAAAAAGGAAAAACGTTATGCCCTTATAGAAATCCCAAAAGGTATAGACCGTTTTGTTGTCATTCCGAGCCAAGAGGATAAGAGTTATATCATCATGTTGGATGATCTGATTCGATACTCCTTGGGCAATATCTTTAATATGTTCAATTATGAGTCTATCACTGCCCACATGATCAAGATTACCCGTGATGCGGAACTTGATATAGACAATGATTTGAGCAAGAGTTTTATTGAGAAAATTTCATCCAGCGTAGAGCACAGAAAGATCAGTGATCCTGTCCGTTTTGTCTATGACAAAAATATAGGAAGGGACACCTTGGAATTTTTAAAGGATAAAATGAACATTGAGGATACGGATAGCGTTATTCCCGGGGGACGATATCACAATAGAAGGGATTATATGGGCTTTCCCAGTTTGGGACGTGAAGATCTGATGTATGAAAAAATTAAGCCGCTGCCCATAAAGGATTTTTCAATGGAGGGGAGTTTGTTCAATCTTATTGCAAAAAAGGATTACCTGCAATACACTCCATACCATACCTTTTCCTACGTTATTAGGTTTTTAAGGGAAGCAGCCTTGGACCCTAAAGTGAAAAGCATAAAAATTACAGTATATCGTTTGGCAGACAATTCACAGGTCACAGCCTCCCTGATCAATGCTGTAAAAAATGGCAAACAGGTTACGGTACAAATAGAACTTCAGGCCAGATTTGATGAGCAGGCAAATATCCAATATGCAGAACAATTACAGGCAGAAGGGGTAAAGCTCATCTTTGGGGTTCCAGGATTAAAGGTACACAGCAAAATATGTCTTATAGAACGGGAGGAAGACGGAGTGAATAAACGTTACGGATTTATCAGTACGGGTAACTTTAACGAAGCTACGGCAAGGATCTATACAGATTATACACTTTTTACCGCTCATGATCCTATATTAAAAGAGCTGAATATGGTTTTTGATTTCTTCGAAACCACATATAAGATCAATAAATACAAACATCTCATTGTTTCGCCGCACTACACCAAAAATGTGTTCAAGAAACTGATAGATAAGGAGATTGAGAATGCCAAAGCGGGTAAGGAGGCGTATATAAAGATCAAAATGAACAGTTTCACCTCTTATAAGATGGTGGATAAATTATATGAGGCCAGCAAGGCCGGGGTGAAGATTCAATTGATAATAAGAGGAATCTGTTGCCTCGTGCCAGGAGTAAAAGGGTTGAGTGAAAATATTGAAGCCATTAGTGTTGTGGATAAATTTTTGGAACATCCAAGGGTATTCATATTTTCTAATAATGGAGACCCTAAAGTGTATATATCCTCAGCAGATTGGATGACAAGAAATCTAGATTACCGGGTGGAGGTAGGATGTCCAATTTATGATCCTGAATTAAAACAGGAGCTATTGGATACTTTTGAGATTTCTTGGATGGATAATGTCAAGGCGAGAGTCTTCAGTGCCAATCAGGATAATGCCTATAGGAAAAATAACAAAGTCAAGGTGCGTTCCCAGTTTGCGATTTATGACTATTACCTTAAAAAATTAAACGCTTAA
- the pdxH gene encoding pyridoxamine 5'-phosphate oxidase produces MQKDLGNYRKSYEKSALEEGGISDNPIELFQKWFYEVEASEGIDEPNAMTISTIGLDGFPKSRVVLLKKYTFEGFIFYTNYTSEKGKAIANNPNVCLSFFWPNMERQIIIKGKAEKLAENLSDGYFESRPEGSKLGAIVSDQSSVIPSRSVLEDKLKALEKEFQGKEIQRPDFWGGYMVKPVSIEFWQGRPNRLHDRVRYSLQEDYNWKIERLAP; encoded by the coding sequence ATGCAGAAAGATTTAGGCAATTATAGAAAGAGCTATGAAAAGAGTGCCTTGGAAGAAGGCGGAATTTCTGACAATCCCATAGAATTATTCCAAAAGTGGTTTTATGAAGTGGAGGCTTCGGAAGGGATTGATGAGCCTAATGCCATGACGATATCAACTATTGGTTTGGATGGTTTTCCAAAAAGCAGGGTGGTGCTGCTTAAAAAGTATACGTTTGAAGGATTTATTTTCTATACGAACTATACTAGTGAAAAGGGAAAGGCAATTGCGAACAATCCCAATGTATGCCTTTCATTTTTTTGGCCCAATATGGAACGACAGATCATTATTAAGGGAAAAGCCGAGAAGTTAGCAGAAAATCTATCCGATGGTTATTTTGAATCTAGGCCTGAAGGAAGTAAACTAGGGGCAATTGTTTCGGATCAAAGTAGCGTTATACCTTCTAGATCGGTACTAGAGGATAAATTGAAAGCCTTGGAAAAAGAATTCCAGGGCAAAGAGATACAAAGACCGGATTTCTGGGGTGGGTATATGGTAAAACCTGTATCCATAGAATTTTGGCAGGGAAGACCCAACAGATTACATGATAGGGTAAGATACTCCTTGCAAGAAGATTACAATTGGAAAATAGAGCGTTTGGCACCTTAA
- a CDS encoding ribonuclease Z: MKLHILGCYAATPRTFTNPTAQVLEIKNHLFLIDCGEGTQVQLRKHKIKFSRIQHIFISHLHGDHFFGLPGLISTFRLLGRKTALHIYGPKGIKEAVTLLLKLGDSWTNYPLIFHELTTKLPELVFEDEKVTVDTIPLDHRVYTNGFLFREKPADRKLNIEVVKKYSIDTCYYQNIKSGKDIVLDNGIIVPNRELTFEPPKPKSYAFCSDTAYMPDMVPQINEVDVLYHESTFLESEQHMAPKTKHATAKEAASIAKAANVGVLILGHYSTRYASIELFKEEAMEVFERVELADDGKSFDFH, from the coding sequence ATGAAATTACACATCTTAGGTTGTTATGCCGCCACGCCCAGAACTTTTACCAACCCAACGGCTCAAGTCCTGGAAATTAAAAACCATTTATTTTTGATTGATTGTGGAGAGGGGACGCAAGTACAGCTAAGAAAACATAAAATAAAGTTTTCCCGCATCCAGCATATATTTATTTCCCATTTACATGGGGATCATTTTTTTGGACTTCCAGGATTAATATCTACCTTCCGATTATTAGGTCGAAAGACGGCATTACATATTTATGGTCCTAAAGGGATAAAAGAGGCTGTGACCCTGCTCTTGAAATTGGGAGATTCTTGGACAAATTATCCCTTGATATTTCATGAACTTACGACCAAGCTACCTGAACTTGTTTTTGAAGATGAGAAAGTTACGGTAGATACCATTCCGTTGGACCATAGGGTGTATACCAATGGATTTCTATTTCGGGAGAAACCTGCGGACCGAAAATTAAATATAGAAGTGGTAAAAAAGTACAGTATCGATACGTGTTACTACCAAAATATTAAAAGTGGAAAGGATATTGTTTTGGATAACGGCATTATTGTTCCCAACCGTGAACTCACCTTTGAACCACCCAAACCCAAGAGTTATGCCTTTTGTAGCGACACGGCATATATGCCGGATATGGTGCCGCAAATCAATGAGGTGGACGTGTTGTACCATGAATCTACTTTTTTGGAATCTGAGCAGCATATGGCCCCTAAGACCAAGCATGCTACCGCCAAGGAAGCCGCCAGTATTGCCAAGGCAGCAAATGTGGGGGTCCTTATTTTGGGCCATTACTCTACGCGATATGCTTCTATTGAGCTTTTTAAAGAAGAGGCAATGGAGGTTTTTGAGCGTGTTGAATTGGCAGATGATGGAAAGTCATTTGATTTTCATTAG
- the rpsA gene encoding 30S ribosomal protein S1, which translates to MAEEKTTAQVDETTQDAKETKVETQVQDPKEFLENFNWEKYEQGIERVDDSKLQEFETLVAKNFVDTADEEVVEGTVVYLTDREAIIDINAKSEGVISLNEFRYNPDLKVGDKVEVLIDIREDKSGQLVLSHRKARTIMAWDRVNAAHDKEEIVNGFVKCRTKGGMIVDVFGIEAFLPGSQIDVKPIRDYDQYVGKTMEFKVVKINHEFKNVVVSHKALIEADIEEQKKEIIGQLEKGQVLEGVVKNITSYGVFIDLGGVDGLIHITDLSWSRINHPNEVVELDQKLNVVILDFDDNKSRIQLGLKQLEKHPWDALSEEIKVGDKVKGKVVVIADYGAFIEVAEGVEGLIHVSEMSWSTHLRSAQDFVNVGDEVEAVVLTLDREDRKMSLGIKQLTPDPWTDITTKYPVGSKHKGIVRNFTNFGVFVEMEEGIDGLIYISDLSWTKKIKHPSEFVTVGDTLEVEVLELDVEGRKLSLGHKQTTVNPWDKYETEFALDTVHKGAIAEIVDKGATVNFNEDIVAFVPTRHLEKEDGKKLVKGEEADFKIIEFNKEFKRVVASHTAIFREEEQRNVKAAVRKAAANADEAKPTLGDANEALQALKDKMDAAAKKK; encoded by the coding sequence ATGGCTGAAGAAAAAACAACAGCGCAAGTAGATGAAACTACGCAAGACGCTAAAGAAACAAAAGTAGAGACCCAAGTACAGGATCCAAAAGAGTTTTTGGAAAACTTCAATTGGGAAAAGTATGAACAAGGTATTGAGCGTGTTGATGATTCCAAATTACAGGAATTTGAAACATTGGTAGCTAAAAACTTTGTGGATACTGCAGATGAGGAAGTAGTTGAAGGAACTGTAGTTTACCTTACAGATCGTGAAGCTATTATTGACATCAATGCAAAATCTGAAGGTGTTATCTCTCTTAACGAATTTCGTTACAACCCAGATCTTAAGGTTGGAGACAAAGTTGAGGTGTTGATAGATATCCGTGAGGATAAGAGTGGACAGTTGGTATTATCTCACAGAAAAGCCAGAACTATCATGGCTTGGGACAGAGTTAATGCAGCCCACGACAAAGAAGAAATCGTTAATGGTTTTGTTAAATGTAGAACTAAAGGTGGTATGATCGTTGATGTTTTCGGCATCGAAGCTTTCTTGCCAGGTTCTCAAATAGATGTGAAGCCTATCCGTGACTACGATCAGTACGTAGGAAAAACTATGGAGTTCAAAGTTGTGAAAATCAACCATGAGTTCAAAAACGTAGTAGTATCCCACAAAGCGTTGATCGAAGCGGATATCGAAGAACAGAAAAAAGAGATTATCGGTCAATTGGAAAAAGGACAAGTATTGGAAGGTGTTGTTAAGAACATCACTTCTTATGGTGTCTTTATTGACCTTGGAGGTGTTGATGGTCTTATCCATATCACTGATCTTTCATGGAGCAGAATCAACCACCCGAACGAGGTTGTTGAACTTGACCAGAAATTGAACGTGGTTATCTTGGATTTCGATGACAACAAATCTAGAATCCAATTAGGATTGAAGCAATTGGAGAAACATCCTTGGGATGCCTTGAGCGAAGAGATCAAAGTTGGTGATAAAGTAAAAGGTAAAGTAGTAGTTATTGCTGATTACGGTGCATTTATTGAAGTAGCTGAAGGAGTTGAAGGACTTATTCACGTTTCTGAAATGTCATGGTCTACACATTTGAGATCTGCACAGGATTTCGTAAATGTTGGAGACGAAGTAGAAGCAGTGGTATTGACTTTGGATAGAGAAGACAGAAAAATGTCTCTTGGAATCAAGCAATTGACTCCAGATCCATGGACCGATATTACTACTAAATATCCAGTAGGTTCCAAGCACAAAGGAATCGTTCGTAACTTCACAAACTTCGGCGTATTTGTTGAAATGGAAGAAGGTATCGATGGTTTGATCTATATTTCAGATCTTTCTTGGACTAAGAAAATCAAGCATCCATCAGAATTTGTTACCGTTGGTGACACATTGGAAGTGGAAGTATTGGAATTGGATGTTGAAGGACGTAAATTGAGCTTGGGCCACAAACAGACTACTGTTAACCCATGGGACAAATACGAAACTGAATTTGCATTGGATACCGTTCATAAAGGTGCCATCGCAGAGATCGTTGACAAAGGAGCTACCGTAAACTTCAATGAGGACATCGTTGCATTTGTACCGACACGTCACTTGGAAAAAGAAGATGGTAAGAAACTTGTAAAAGGTGAAGAGGCAGATTTCAAAATTATTGAGTTCAATAAAGAATTCAAAAGAGTTGTCGCTAGCCATACAGCAATCTTTAGGGAAGAAGAGCAACGTAATGTAAAAGCTGCAGTTAGAAAAGCTGCTGCAAATGCAGACGAAGCTAAACCAACCTTAGGTGATGCCAACGAAGCGTTACAAGCGTTGAAAGATAAAATGGACGCTGCTGCCAAGAAAAAGTAA
- a CDS encoding SixA phosphatase family protein — protein MKTLILVRHGKSSWEYQVDDQDRPLKERGIKDGHLVGSALKSKNISIDAAFSSPANRALHTCMIVLRKLDFPLHKLRITKELYDFSGEDVFHFVKNLDNQYETVLIFGHNYAFTNVANSLGSKAIDNVPTTGMVQLNFSVDRWEDIAKGTTEQTIFPKQLKK, from the coding sequence ATGAAAACATTGATCTTAGTGCGTCATGGAAAATCGTCTTGGGAATATCAAGTTGATGATCAGGATAGGCCATTAAAGGAAAGGGGAATTAAGGATGGCCATCTTGTTGGTTCGGCCTTAAAATCAAAGAATATTAGCATTGACGCCGCATTCTCTAGTCCGGCTAATAGAGCTTTGCATACCTGTATGATTGTATTGCGCAAACTGGATTTTCCTTTACACAAACTTCGGATCACAAAGGAATTGTACGATTTCTCTGGGGAGGATGTGTTCCATTTTGTAAAAAACCTGGATAACCAATATGAAACCGTCCTTATTTTTGGACATAATTACGCATTCACCAATGTGGCCAATAGCTTGGGAAGTAAAGCCATAGACAATGTGCCCACTACAGGCATGGTGCAACTAAATTTTAGTGTAGATCGCTGGGAGGATATTGCAAAAGGAACTACTGAACAGACTATTTTCCCAAAACAACTTAAAAAATGA
- a CDS encoding LysM peptidoglycan-binding domain-containing protein, whose protein sequence is MSTKDKYQGVLTLGEKLGIKDGDVSEEGGVLKIKGKANTPYEKDLLWDKIKELGGENPSDIKANITVADDSVYHRHVVKSGESLSKIAKHYYGDPVKYKKIFEANTNILKNPDMIHPDQVLVIPNK, encoded by the coding sequence ATGAGCACTAAAGACAAATACCAAGGTGTCTTAACCCTTGGGGAAAAACTGGGCATAAAAGATGGAGATGTATCGGAAGAAGGTGGCGTCCTTAAAATAAAAGGCAAGGCCAATACCCCTTACGAAAAAGACCTTCTTTGGGATAAGATCAAGGAATTGGGTGGGGAAAATCCATCTGATATAAAAGCAAATATTACGGTTGCAGATGATTCCGTCTACCATAGACATGTTGTTAAGAGCGGTGAATCTTTAAGTAAAATTGCCAAGCACTATTATGGTGATCCCGTGAAATACAAGAAGATATTTGAAGCGAATACCAATATTCTAAAAAATCCGGACATGATACATCCCGATCAAGTTTTAGTTATTCCCAACAAATAA
- the cmk gene encoding (d)CMP kinase, producing MQKITIAIDGFSSTGKSTLAKQLAKALGYIYVDTGAMYRAITLFAMRNKFVGVENENINALIKLLPQAKLKFVFNEQLGFAEMFLNGENVEKEIRSIEVSNQVSRVATIEEVRHKLVDMQKEMGKEKGIVMDGRDIGTVVFPDAELKIFMTASPETRAYRRYKELLDKGDKVTYKEVLKNIQNRDYVDSHREFSPLRRAEDAIEFDNSDMGMEEQFDRIYNHSLRVIAQQ from the coding sequence TCTTCAACCGGAAAAAGTACACTAGCCAAACAGCTTGCCAAGGCTTTGGGTTATATATATGTAGATACAGGAGCCATGTACCGGGCCATAACCCTTTTTGCCATGCGCAATAAATTTGTTGGGGTGGAAAATGAAAATATTAATGCTTTGATAAAATTATTGCCACAGGCGAAGCTTAAGTTTGTTTTTAACGAGCAACTAGGTTTTGCGGAAATGTTCCTCAATGGCGAAAATGTAGAAAAGGAAATTAGGAGCATAGAAGTTTCCAACCAAGTGAGCAGGGTAGCCACCATCGAGGAGGTGAGGCATAAGTTGGTGGATATGCAGAAAGAAATGGGTAAGGAGAAAGGAATTGTGATGGACGGGAGAGATATTGGTACCGTGGTGTTCCCAGATGCCGAACTAAAAATTTTCATGACAGCTTCCCCTGAAACAAGGGCATACAGGAGATATAAGGAATTACTGGACAAGGGAGATAAGGTAACTTATAAGGAGGTGTTGAAAAATATTCAAAATAGGGATTATGTGGATTCACACAGGGAGTTCTCCCCATTGAGGAGGGCCGAGGATGCCATTGAATTTGATAATAGCGATATGGGTATGGAGGAGCAGTTTGATAGGATATACAATCATTCACTGCGCGTAATAGCGCAACAATAA
- a CDS encoding Ppx/GppA phosphatase family protein, translating to MLKIRKFAAIDIGSNAIRLLIHNVIEEKGKKTQFRKSSLIRVPVRLGEDSFTVGEISEHNEERMLNAMKAFKLIMDVHGVEKYMACATSAIREANNGHEIVDRIYQESGVKIEVIDGKKEAAIIASTDLKQLIQNDQSYLYIDVGGGSTEFTLFTDGKIKVSKSFKIGTVRILNNLVGEGIWKKIELWIKENIQGHSKITIIGSGGNINKLHKMSGRKEGEPLSYIWLNSQYHFLENMSYDDRISELGLNPDRADVIIPATRIYLSAAKWCGAKKIYVPKIGLSDGIIKTIYHSEP from the coding sequence ATTTTGAAAATAAGAAAGTTTGCAGCAATTGACATAGGTTCCAACGCAATACGTCTGTTGATTCACAACGTTATAGAAGAGAAGGGTAAAAAGACCCAGTTTAGAAAGAGTTCCCTGATTAGGGTGCCTGTTCGTTTAGGGGAGGATTCTTTTACCGTAGGGGAAATATCGGAACACAATGAGGAGCGTATGTTAAATGCTATGAAAGCGTTTAAATTGATCATGGATGTCCATGGCGTTGAGAAATACATGGCATGTGCTACTTCTGCAATTAGGGAAGCCAATAACGGACATGAAATAGTAGATCGTATCTATCAGGAATCTGGAGTAAAGATAGAAGTTATAGACGGTAAAAAGGAGGCGGCAATCATAGCCTCTACAGATTTGAAGCAGTTGATCCAAAACGATCAATCTTACCTTTATATAGACGTTGGAGGAGGTAGTACGGAGTTTACCCTCTTTACAGATGGCAAAATAAAAGTCTCAAAATCCTTTAAAATTGGGACCGTTCGGATTCTTAACAATTTGGTAGGTGAGGGAATTTGGAAAAAAATTGAACTGTGGATCAAGGAAAATATCCAGGGACATAGCAAAATTACCATTATTGGTTCTGGCGGTAACATCAACAAACTCCACAAAATGTCAGGTAGAAAAGAAGGGGAACCTTTATCGTATATCTGGCTCAATTCCCAATACCACTTTTTGGAAAATATGAGTTACGATGATAGGATATCAGAACTTGGGTTGAACCCAGATAGGGCCGACGTTATTATTCCCGCTACACGAATTTATTTGTCAGCGGCCAAGTGGTGTGGGGCCAAGAAAATATACGTACCAAAAATAGGACTGTCTGATGGTATCATCAAAACAATATACCATTCCGAACCATAA
- a CDS encoding aspartate carbamoyltransferase catalytic subunit: MSELSVKHLLGIKYLNEKDIQLIFETADHFKEVINRSIKKVPSLRDITIANIFFENSTRTRLSFELAEKRLSADVVNFSAAQSSVKKGETLIDTVNNILSMKVDMVVMRHPNPGAGIFLSKHVKASIVNAGDGAHEHPTQALLDSYSIREKLGSVAGKNVVIVGDILHSRVALSNIFALKLQGANVKVCGPKTLMPKHIESLGVTVETNLRKALNWCDVANMLRIQNERMDISYFPTTREYTQQFGVNKVLLDSLDKEIVIMHPGPINRGVEITSDVADSNQSIILNQVENGVAIRMAVIYLLASKIK; encoded by the coding sequence ATGAGCGAATTAAGTGTAAAGCACTTGCTAGGGATTAAGTATCTAAATGAAAAAGATATTCAGCTCATTTTTGAAACTGCCGATCATTTTAAGGAAGTAATTAATCGTTCCATTAAAAAGGTGCCGTCTCTTCGAGACATCACTATCGCCAACATATTTTTTGAGAACAGTACCAGAACCAGGCTTTCTTTTGAACTAGCAGAGAAACGTCTGTCAGCAGATGTAGTTAACTTTTCCGCAGCCCAATCCTCCGTAAAAAAAGGAGAGACCCTTATAGATACAGTAAATAACATCCTTTCCATGAAAGTGGATATGGTGGTCATGCGCCATCCAAATCCGGGGGCAGGAATATTTCTTTCCAAACATGTAAAAGCTTCTATAGTAAATGCTGGTGACGGAGCACATGAGCATCCTACCCAAGCCCTATTGGACTCTTATTCTATCCGAGAAAAATTGGGAAGCGTGGCAGGCAAGAATGTGGTTATTGTGGGAGATATTCTACATTCGCGGGTAGCTTTGTCAAATATCTTTGCCCTTAAACTTCAAGGGGCAAACGTGAAGGTCTGTGGCCCAAAAACATTGATGCCAAAGCATATCGAATCCTTAGGGGTAACAGTAGAGACCAACTTAAGAAAGGCGCTTAATTGGTGTGATGTTGCCAATATGTTGCGCATTCAGAACGAACGTATGGATATAAGTTATTTTCCGACCACTAGGGAATACACCCAACAATTTGGGGTGAACAAAGTCTTGTTGGATAGTTTGGATAAGGAAATAGTAATCATGCACCCAGGCCCTATCAACAGGGGCGTGGAGATAACAAGCGATGTTGCCGACTCCAATCAGTCCATCATTCTTAACCAGGTGGAAAATGGGGTAGCTATTCGCATGGCAGTCATATATTTATTGGCTTCAAAAATAAAATAA
- a CDS encoding tRNA-(ms[2]io[6]A)-hydroxylase, translating into MLGLKLPTDPRWVNIVEKNIDEILTDHAYCEQKAAATAISLIVGFPEYTDLVQEMVALTREEMGHFRMVHDRIIARGQVLGRDRKDEYVLALIKFFPKGGSRTTQLVHRLLYAALIEARSCERFRLLSEQLKDKELAEFYHKLMVSEAGHYTMFLKFARQYGVREKVDQKWQDLLTYEAELMNNLGTKESIHG; encoded by the coding sequence ATGCTAGGCCTTAAACTACCCACCGACCCTCGATGGGTCAATATTGTAGAAAAAAATATCGATGAAATTTTGACCGATCATGCCTACTGTGAGCAAAAGGCTGCGGCAACAGCTATTTCGTTGATTGTTGGATTTCCTGAGTATACAGATCTTGTTCAGGAAATGGTAGCCCTTACCAGGGAAGAGATGGGACATTTTAGGATGGTCCATGACAGAATTATAGCAAGAGGACAAGTACTGGGAAGGGATAGGAAAGATGAGTATGTATTGGCGCTGATAAAGTTTTTCCCCAAAGGTGGCAGCCGCACCACGCAGCTGGTCCACAGATTATTGTACGCAGCCTTGATTGAAGCAAGAAGCTGTGAGCGTTTTAGGTTGCTCTCTGAACAGCTAAAGGATAAGGAATTAGCGGAATTCTATCATAAACTAATGGTCAGCGAGGCCGGACATTATACCATGTTTCTAAAATTCGCCCGTCAATATGGTGTACGGGAAAAGGTAGACCAAAAATGGCAGGATCTTTTGACTTACGAAGCAGAATTAATGAACAATTTGGGGACAAAGGAATCTATTCACGGGTAA